A genome region from Megalobrama amblycephala isolate DHTTF-2021 linkage group LG16, ASM1881202v1, whole genome shotgun sequence includes the following:
- the si:dkey-23k10.2 gene encoding uncharacterized protein si:dkey-23k10.2 codes for MEPDRPESPEPSCGSLKRCWSSKHGSCFKDNGSMQVEKPYSSAPSCVSINSGQSIEHPVFFKDGDTSEHGNDCQHAEVCKMLQSHVRKRGQSLDRRNPTLHEISTECSSDCQNAEVRIKLKSDLKTKSQCFHEGIEKQGTPTFLNEIYTELYITEGGGGEINNEHEISWVEKASRKASAEDTPIKLNDVFKPLHGQNQPIRTVLTKGVAGIGKTVSVQKFILDWAEGKANQDVHLIFPLPFRELNLLKDQTFSLKGLLEFFMGTKQLEISPNECKIIFIFDGLDECRLSLDFQNNMRLCDVTESASVDVLLTNLIVGNLLPSALIWITSRPAATDLIPSECVDRLTDVRGFNDPQKEEYFKKRIRDQSLANQIISHLKSSRSLYIMCHIPVFCWISATVLEKMLNGEESGEIPKTLTQMYTHFLILQTNIKHEKDYEKKLTDEDMIFKLGKLAFQELMKHSVIFYEEDLRECGIDVTEASVYSGLCTQIFREEFGLCQRKVYCFVHLSIQEHLAALYVLFSFSLKNVDVLSEYQALKYNVQSPACFTIYERAVEEALQSKNGHLDLFLRFLLGLSLESNQTLFKCLLKQTGGMAHNTEEIIQYVKKKIRENLYPDKSINLFHCLNELGDHILENEIQEYLSSGTIRDAILSPSQWSALVFVLLTSEQLEEFELKEYIRDEFNQINITQDQVLHNLLPVVEASRSAQLGCCSLSENCCTDLASVLGSEFSCLRELNLNFNHLKSSGVKLLCAGLQSPHCKLEALWLWRCDITDEGCAALAFALNSNPSHLRELDLSENNLGDQGMKLFSDALKSSQCKLETLKLRLCNLSNEGCAALTSALRSNPSHLRELDLSENELGDAGVQFLSDGLGNPLCNLEILWLRECDITDEGCATLALALTSNPSHMKELDLTNNKLTETGTDMLTAIKFNPHYKLEKLHNHSMDQLEVKKTLLEPSSVQMGRSASPTPSHESMRSDLSMNKPLDLKESSSVQMGRSSPCPSHESMRSDLSMNKPLDLRESSSVQMGRSSPCPSHESMRSDLSMNKPLDLKESSNASPLDKIRDAFQSNLRSIFQCVHEGKSTNSAPIPLNEIYTELYITEGGSGEINNEHDIRWIETAFRRGTTEDTQINLNDVFKTLLGQNQPIRTVLTKGVAGIGKTLSVQKFILDWAEGKANQDVDLIFPLPFRELNLLKNQTFSLIDLIKILDLKHLEISLNESKIIFIFDGLDECRLSLDFQNNVRLCDVTESASVDVLLTNLIVGNLLPSALIWITSRPAATDLVPSECVDRVTEVRGFSDPQKEEYFRKRIGDQSLANKIISHLKSSRSLYIMCHIPVFCWISATVLEKMLSEAESGEIPKTLTQMYTHFLILQTNIKHEKDYEKKLKAEDMILKLGKLAFQQLEKQNLIFYEEDLRKFGIDEQEAAVYSGLCTQIFREESGLFQGKVYSFVHLSVQEHLAALYVYLSFVNQKTNELDQPGFLLKFLPCAAQSSIFDLYQRAVKKALQSTSGHLDLFLRFLLGMSMESNQTLLQGLLSQTESSSDNKERIVMFIKGKIKENPPTEKLINLFHCLNELNDHSLVEEIQHYLKSGSRINTTLTASQWSAMVFVLLTSGQKLDVFDLNKYIGTHVLSDECLQRLQPVLEAARTAMLCEHNLTRKGCTTLVSVLTSKTSCLKELNLARSNLNDSELKLLCAGLGNGLCQLERLGLEFCGISDKGCTSLALALSSNPSQLKELDLSGNKFSDSGLKILSAELQNPHCKLEKLWMRLCDITDEGCASMALLLKSNPSHLRGLNLSGNKLGDLGMKDLVDGLENPHCKLEILRLRDCGITHEGCAALASALRSNPSHLKELDLSGNKLKNIGVKKLSAELENSDCNLEMLRLNNCDVTSEGCAALAEALKSNPLSLRELDLGWNKLGDSGVQPLFAALENPNCKLQVLRLRDCNIAEEGCDALASTLKSNPSHLRELDLSQNKLRTLWVKMLCTALEKPDCNLEMLRLEYCGLTDKSCAVLESALRSNPSHLRELDLYMNNLGDSGRQLLSALKDDPNFSLQKLQY; via the exons ATGGAGCCAGACAGACCTGAGTCACCAGAGCCAAGCTGTGGGTCCCTAAAAAGGTGCTGGTCAAGCAAACATGGCTCATGCTTTAAAGATAACGG TTCAATGCAGGTTGAGAAACCATACTCGTCAGCTCCCAGCTGTGTGTCCATAAACAGTGGCCAGTCAATAGAGCATCCAGTGTTCTTTAAGGATGGAGACACCTCTGAACATGg TAATGACTGTCAACATGCTGAAGTCTGTAAAATGCTCCAGTCACATGTGAGAAAACGGGGTCAGAGTTTGGATAGGAGAAACCCAACACTACATGAGATCAGTACAGAGTGCAG CTCTGACTGTCAAAATGCTGAAGTCCGCATCAAACTGAAATCAGACCTGAAGACAAAGTCTCAGTGTTTCCATGAGGGAATAGAAAAGCAAGGAACCCCAACATTCCTCAATGAGATTTATACTGAGCTCTACATCACAGAAGGTGGAGGTGGAGAGATCAATAATGAACATGAGATCAGCTGGGTTGAAAAAGCTTCCAGGAAAGCCTCAGCGGAGGACACCCCAATCAAGCTGAATGACGTTTTCAAACCTTTACATGGACAAAACCAACCCATCAGAACTGTGCTGACTAAAGGAGTCGCTGGCATTGGAAAAACTGTgtctgtgcagaagttcattctggactgggctgaagggaaaGCGAATCAGGATGTCCACCTCATATTTCCACTTCCTTTCAGAGAGCTCAATTTGCTGAAGGACCAAACATTCAGTCTTAAAGGTCTTCTAGAGTTTTTCATGGGCACAAAACAACTGGAAATCTCTCCAAATGAATGTAAAATCATTTTCATCTTTGATGGTTTGGATGAGTGTCGTCTGTCTCTGGATTTtcagaacaacatgaggttgtGTGATGTGACCGAATCAGCTTCAGTGGATGTGCTGCTGACGAACCTCATTGTGGGGaatctgcttccctctgctctcatctggatcacctccagaccagcagcaacTGATCTCATCCCCTCTGAGTGTGTTGATCGATTGACAGATGTACGAGGCTTCAATGACCCACAGAAGGAGGAATACTTCAAGAAGAGAATCAGAGATCAGAGTCTGGCCAATCAAATCATCTCACATCTGAAGTCCTCGAGGAGCCTctacatcatgtgccacatcccagtgttctgctggatctcagccaCTGTCCTAGAGAAGATGTTGAATGGAGAAGAGAGTGGAGAGATTCCCAAGACTCTcactcaaatgtacacacacttcctgatCCTTCAGACCAACATCAAACATGAGAAGGACTATGAGAAGAAATTGACAGATGAAGACATGATCTTCAAACTGGGGAAACTGGCTTTTCAAGAGCTTATGAAACACAGTGTGATCTTCTACGAAGAAGATCTGAGAGAGTGTGGCATTGATGTGACAGAAGCATCAGTGTACTCTGGATtgtgcactcagatcttcagagaggagTTTGGTCTGTGTCAGAGGAAAGTCTACTGCTTTGTTCACCTCAGCATTCAGGAACATCTAGCAGCTCTGTATGTGTTGTTTTCATTCAGTTTGAAAAATGTAGATGTTCTCAGTGAATACCAGGCCTTAAAATACAATGTTCAGTCCCCAGCATGCTTCACAATCTATGAGAGGGCTGTTGAAGAGGCTTTGCAAAGTAAGAATGGCCATCTTGACCTCTTCCTTCGCTTCCTTCTGGGTCTCTCGTTAGAGTCCAATCAAACTCTTTTTAAGTGCCTACTGAAACAAACAGGAGGAATGGCTCACAATACAGAGGAAATTATCCAGTATGTCAAGAAGAAGATTAGAGAAAATCTTTATCCAGATAAATCCATCAATCTGTTTCACTGTCTGAATGAACTAGGTGATCATATTCTGGAAAATGAAATCCAAGAGTATCTGAGCTCAGGGACGATAAGAGATGCCATTCTGTCTCCGTCACAATGGTCAGCTCTGGTTTTTGTGTTGCTTACTTCAGAGCAGCTGGAAGAGTTTGAATTAAAGGAATACATCAGGGATGAGTTCAACCAAATAAACATCACACAGGATCAAGTTCTCCATAATCTACTGCCTGTGGTTGAAGCATCCAGATCAGCTCA gCTTGGCTGTTGTAGTCTCTCAGAGAATTGTTGTACTGATCTGGCTTCAGTTCTCGGCTCAGAATTCTCATGTTTGAGAGAACTGAACTTAAACTTCAATCATCTGAAGAGTTCAGGTGTGAAGTTACTTTGTGCTGGACTGCAAAGTCCTCACTGCAAACTGGAAGCACTGTG GTTGTGGCGGTGTGatatcacagatgaaggttgtgctgctctggcttttGCCCTGAATTCGAACCCCTCAcatctgagagagctggatctctCTGAGAATAACCTAGGAGATCAAGGCATGAAGCTTTTCTCTGATGCACTAAAAAGTTCTCAGTGCAAACTGGAGACACTGAA ACTGAGATTGTGTAACTTGTCAAATGAAGGTTGTGCAGCTCTGACTTctgctctgagatcaaacccctcacacctgagagagttGGATCTGTCTGAGAATGAATTGGGAGATGCAGGGGTACAATTTCTCTCTGATGGACTCGGGAATCCTCTTTGTAACCTGGAGATATTGTG GCTGAGGGAATGTGATAtaacagatgaaggttgtgctacTCTGGCTTTAGCTCTGACATCAAATCCCTCACACATGAAAGAGCTGGATCTGACTAATAATAAACTCACAGAGACGGGCACTGACATGCTCACTGCAATAAAGTTCAATCCACACTATAAACTGGAAAAATTACA TAATCATTCAATGGATCAACTCGAGGTTAAAAAGACTCTTCTTGAGCCCAG CTCAGTACAGATGGGGAGATCAGCATCTCCAACTCCCAGCCATGAGTCCATGAGGAGTGATCTGTCAATGAATAAACCATTGGATTTAAAAGAATCCAG CTCAGTGCAGATGGGGAGATCTTCCCCATGTCCCAGTCATGAGTCCATGAGGAGTGATTTGTCAATGAATAAACCATTGGATTTAAGAGAATCCAG CTCAGTGCAGATGGGGAGATCTTCTCCATGTCCAAGTCATGAGTCCATGAGGAGTGATCTATCAATGAATAAACCATTGGATTTAAAAGAATCCAG TAATGCCTCACCCCTTGATAAAATTCGAGATGCATTCCAATCAAATCTGAGGAGCATTTTTCAGTGTGTGCATGAAGGGAAATCAACAAACAGTGCCCCCATACCTCTCAATGAGATCTACACTGAGCTCTACATCACGGAAGGTGGAAGTGGAGAGATCAATAATGAACATGATATCAGATGGATTGAAACTGCATTTAGGAGAGGAACGACAGAAGATACTCAAATCAACCTGAATGACGTATTCAAAACTTTACTTGGACAAAACCAACCCATCAGAACTGTGCTGACTAAAGGAGTCGCTGGCATTGGAAAAACTCTgtctgtgcagaagttcattctggactgggctgaagggaaaGCGAATCAGGACGTTGACCTCATATTTCCACTTCCTTTCAGAGAGCTCAATTTGCTGAAAAACCAAACATTCAGTCTCATAGATCTTATAAAGATTTTGGACTTAAAACACCTGGAAATCTCTCTGAATGAAAGTAAAATCATTTTCATCTTTGATGGTTTGGATGAGTGTCGTCTGTCTCTGGATTTTCAGAACAACGTGAGGTTGTGTGATGTGACTGAATCAGCTTCAGTGGATGTGCTGCTGACGAACCTCATTGTGGGGaatctgcttccctctgctctcatctggatcacctccagaccagcagcaacTGATCTCGTTCCCTCTGAGTGTGTTGATCGAGTGACAGAGGTACGAGGCTTTAGTGACCCACAAAAGGAGGAAtacttcaggaagagaatcGGAGATCAGAGTCTGGCCAATAAAATCATCTCACACCTGAAGTCCTCGAGGAGCCTctacatcatgtgccacatcccagtgttctgctggatctcagccaCTGTCCTAGAGAAGATGTTGAGTGAAGCAGAGAGTGGAGAGATTCCCAAGACTCTcactcaaatgtacacacacttcctgatCCTTCAGACCAACATCAAACATGAGAAGGACTATGAGAAGAAATTGAAAGCAGAGGACATGATTCTCAAACTGGGGAAACTGGCTTTTCAGCAGCTGGAGAAACAGAATCTGATCTTCTACGAGGAAGATCTTAGAAAATTTGGCATTGACGAGCAAGAAGCAGCTGTGTACTCAGGATTGTGCACTCAGATTTTCAGAGAAGAATCAGGGCTGTTTCAGGGGAAAGTTTACTCTTTTGTTCATCTGAGTGTTCAGGAACATCTAGCAGCTTTATATGTGTACCTCTCCTTTGTAAATCAAAAGACAAATGAATTAGACCAACCAGGTTTTCTACTCAAATTTCTGCCTTGCGCTGCACAAAGTTCAATATTTGACCTCTATCAGAGAGCTGTGAAGAAAGCTCTGCAGAGTACCAGTGGACATCTGGACCTTTTCCTTCGTTTCCTTTTGGGCATGTCAATGGAGTCCAATCAGACTCTCTTACAAGGCCTACTGTCACAGACGGAAAGCAGCTCCGACAACAAAGAACGAATAGTTATGTTTATAAAGGGGAAGATCAAAGAGAATCCTCCTACTGAgaaattaatcaatttattCCACTGCCTGAATGAACTGAATGATCATTCCCTAGTGGAGGAAATCCAGCATTATCTAAAATCTGGGTCAAGAATAAATACCACACTGACAGCCTCGCAGTGGTCAGCAATGGTCTTTGTATTATTGACCTCAGGGCAAAAACTAGATGTGTTTGATTTAAACAAATACATCGGGACACACGTCTTGTCAGATGAATGTCTTCAAAGACTACAGCCGGTGCTTGAAGCAGCCAGAACTGCAAT GCTTTGTGAGCATAACCTGACAAGGAAAGGTTGTACCACCTTAGTTTCTGTTCTCACCTCAAAGACTTCATGTCTGAAAGAGTTGAACCTGGCTAGAAGTAatttaaatgattcagaacTGAAGCTACTCTGTGCTGGACTGGGAAATGGACTGTGTCAACTGGAGAGACTGGG ACTGGAGTTTTGTGGTATTTCTGATAAGGGCTGCACTTCTCTGGCTTTGGCTCTGAGTTCAAACCCTTCACAACTGAAAGAGCTGGATCTGTCTGGAAATAAATTTAGTGACTCTGGATTGAAGATTCTTTCTGCTGAATTGCagaatcctcactgtaaactagAGAAACTATG GATGAGACTTTGTGatatcacagatgaaggttgtgcttcAATGGCTTTGCTTCTGaaatcaaacccctcacacctaaGAGGACTGAATCTGTCTGGGAATAAACTGGGAGATTTGGGAATGAAAGACCTCGTTGACGGACTAGagaatcctcactgtaaactggagatacTGAG GTTGAGAGACTGTGGTATCACTCATGAAGGTTGTGCAGCTCTGGCTTCAGCCCtaagatcaaacccctcacatcTGAAGGAACTGGATTTGTCTGGGAATAAACTCAAAAACATTGGAGTAAAGAAGCTCTCTGCTGAACTGGAAAATTCTGACTGTAATCTCGAGATGCTCAG GTTAAACAATTGTGACGTCACTAGTGAGGGCTGCGCTGCTCTGGCCGAAGCTTTGAAATCAAACCCTTTAagcctgagagagctggatctagGGTGGAATAAACTGGGTGACTCAGGTGTGCAGCCACTTTTTGCTGCATTGGAAAATCCAAACTGTAAATTGCAAGTTCTGCG ACTGAGAGATTGCAACATTGCAGAGGAAGGTTGTGATGCTCTGGCTTCAACTTTGaaatcaaacccctcacacttgagagagctggatctttCTCAAAATAAACTGAGAACCTTATGGGTGAAAATGCTCTGTACTGCTCTGGAAAAGCCTGACTGTAATCTGGAGATGCTGCG TTTGGAATATTGTGGTCTCACAGATAAAAGTTGTGCTGTTCTGGAATCAGCTCTAAGATcgaacccctcacacctgagagagctggatctgtaCATGAACAACCTCGGAGATTCAGGAAGACAGCTGTTGTCTGCTCTGAAGGATGACCCAAACTTTTCACTGCAAAAACTACAATATTAA
- the gmnc gene encoding geminin coiled-coil domain-containing protein 1, which yields MLSCQDLSFAGGQRYEYSASTSADGSVDVSTATLVSLWDAGPLDNAARQHEPPRRDSLPVPEHGLGHQPTWPDQLSPQLQRNKQLQDTLMQREEELARLQEENNKLKEFLNSSYVKSLEEKTKKLISNHKVPDGSRHRKRTHGDFQNLSQLLHSGEGKRTCRNLSLEFCSAEELAATPPLDSWILETLGLQDENTVDPARSFNTPSFSCPLPTEDHYSTANVDIGFSPNAETRCDYSSIVDSSSNCSLDTSSGYSTSQSLGSDYSTVDPSALYTITSTGSLVSSPPAMTTAQHFTPPRAASTPYRPQDISPGPYFNTPGCGSSSPPGGDGQLFSTPRMSRCRTDLAFSMSLSPQNSVKTHSFPQGQAFTRRDSQGGWNFTWVPKQCS from the exons ATGCTGTCCTGCCAAGATCTGAGCTTTGCAGGAGGGCAGCGCTATGAGTACTCCGCCTCGACGTCAGCTGATGGTAGTGTTGACGTTTCCACAGCGACGCTCGTCTCCCTCTGGGACGCCGGTCCCCTGGACAACGCTGCCCGCCAGCACGAGCCGCCGCGGCGGG ATTCACTGCCTGTGCCTGAGCATGGATTGGGACATCAACCCACCTGGCCTGATCAACTGTCACCTCAACTTCAACGAAACAAGCAG CTCCAAGACACCCTAATGCAAAGAGAAGAAGAGCTGGCAAGACTTCAAGAAGAGAACAACAAACTCAAAGAGTTTTTAAACTCATCATATGTCAAGTCTTTGGAGGAAAAAACTAAG AAACTTATTTCTAACCACAAGGTTCCAGATGGGTCAAGACACCGGAAAAGAACACATGGTGATTTCCAGAACCTGAGCCAGTTGCTTCACAGCGGCGAGGGGAAGCGGACCTGCCGCAATCTCTCTTTGGAGTTTTGCTCTGCAGAAGAGCTGGCGGCCACCCCACCTCTAGACTCATGGATACTAGAGACTCTCGGTCTGCAAGACGAGAACACCGTCGACCCAGCCCGCAGTTTCAACACTCCTTCTTTCAGCTGTCCACTTCCTACAGAAGATCATTACAGTACGGCAAATGTTGACATTGGCTTCAGCCCTAATGCAGAGACACGCTGCGATTACAGCAGCATCGTAGACTCATCCAGCAACTGCAGTCTTGACACCTCCAGTGGCTACAGCACCTCCCAGAGCTTGGGTTCAGATTATTCAACTGTTGACCCCTCAGCTCTGTACACCATCACATCTACAGGGTCGCTAGTCAGCTCTCCACCAGCGATGACCACCGCTCAACACTTCACGCCACCACGAGCTGCCTCCACTCCATATCGGCCCCAGGATATAAGCCCTGGTCCATACTTCAACACACCAGGCTGTGGTTCCTCCAGTCCACCAGGGGGCGACGGTCAACTTTTCTCCACACCTCGTATGTCACGTTGCAGGACAGATTTAGCATTTAGCATGTCACTAAGTCCACAAAACAGTGTAAAGACGCACAGTTTCCCTCAAGGACAAGCTTTCACACGCAGAGATTCACAAGGGGGGTGGAACTTCACCTGGGTGCCTAAACAATGTTCCTAG